The Phoenix dactylifera cultivar Barhee BC4 unplaced genomic scaffold, palm_55x_up_171113_PBpolish2nd_filt_p 001260F, whole genome shotgun sequence genome includes the window AAATCATTGAAATCCATTACCATACGCTTAGAGTAGCCTTAGTTATGTTCTGGGCCATGGCCTAGTCAAGGATTGTTCGTGTTATATATATTCAcaataaaaatttagagataATACATCACATCTAAAGGTTCGGATCATCGGCGATGGgccctccatcatctggttAGGACAAACCTTTTTTGGACTGTTGTGAGTGCCCATATATTAGCTCTATCATACATATATCAACGGCTCAGATTATCGATATGGGACCCCCATTGTCCAATCTAGAACTGAACAGATTTTAGTGGAGATTTGCTCGAGTGTAGTCAAGTCAAtgtcatacatatatatatatatatatatatatatatatatatatatatatatatatatgtgtgtgtgtgtgtgtgtgtgtgtgtgtgtatatatatatacacgtatgcatgtatgtatgttcttgttttcattttattttcttagaGTCAGTCATAGAACCTAAGTCCATAAGTTACTGAAAGTTCTCACATCTTGAAAActtaaattgaaaatatatttatttctagGAAATTGCAATTCTCCAAGAATACCATTGACACATTAAGCTGTGACTGAACATCCCGCACGCACCATCTTTCCATCCAATGTTAATTCATCATGGCCATGCATACAAATTGATTCACAAATGTTTACAATGGAAGTATCTTCCATCAATCAATACATTATGTCCTAAATGACCAACAACAAGGCCATAATCAAGATCTAAAAGCAAGAACGGGTAGAAGCTAATAATATAGTATAAGGTGCTGACACAAGAATTATTCAAATAAGGCATGTTAAAAGAATCATGACTCACAATAATTTCCATGGGAGCAAATGGTTCTGCATCTTCCTTCTGCTCAATCGGGATGGATGGATATCTAATATCAGCCACTCTAAAGTGTACCTGCAAGATAATTTTCAGAAGATGAGTAGAAGGGCGAGCATAAATTTAACACCTGTTTGTCAAAATATCAAGTTGAAcaggaaaaaaattaaacaccTCTTCTTTTAGATCTAGAGTCAATTCTCCGCATTCATGTTGCCATATCCATATATCACCTGGTCCCCTATCATCAAAATGTAAGGAGAAAAGAGATTATATAGTACACAGATAGATTATGTAGTCTCCTTCTCCAATAAGAACAAATGGCATAGAAGGATTCATGAATAATCTCAAGTGATGTTGGCTAAACATGTGTAGAAGGAAAATTCAATTGCAAACATAAAGACCTTACAATTTGCATGGCTGTTGCAGCAGATGAACAGGAACATATATGTCATTAAAAAACCCAAGGGACACTGCAACACAGGTTAACCACCAATTATGAACATGAGCCTATAAAGTAAAAGTTGCTAAGATGGTTAAACAGGCCAGTTTTGAGATAAACATGTAAAATTaatgaaaataatcaaaattaaaaaaaagtatcTCTATAATGAGTGATAGGATGGTGGCACGGAAATCACAAACAAGTGACCATAAATGGTTGCAATGAGTCAGACACACCCTCCCAGATACACAAAGAACTAATGACAATCTATTTCAGACATGGTTAAACTTTAGATTTAAAGTAGTACACATTAATACTTCCAGTTGTGCTCCAAATCTGATATGGAGAAGTGGAGGATTACTCATTTACCCATAAAGAAAAATGCAAACATGCAACActgatggaaataaataaacaaaaaaaatcaaaacactCTTTCTATAATGAGTGGTAGGATATGGGCATAGAAAGCACAAACATGTAACTATAAGTGGGTGGCAATCAGTTGGGACAGAGCCATCCAGATACAAAAAGTAGAAGAATGGATGACTAAAGTCTTAGTCATCAACAACAATATTCTATTTCAGACATGTTCATACTTAAGATTCAAGGGAGTACACATAAGTACTGCCACTCACGGTCCCAGGATGATATGGAGAAGTGGAGGATTACTCATTTGCCTATaaaggaaaaatgaaaagaTTCCATACTCCCAATCAAATATAGGTAAGAAGACTTGCTTTcccttttccttttatttccttCTTCAGACAAAGGGAGGGAAGACACATCCAAGGTAAATAATCAAGGTCCAAATAGCACCACCAAAGACCTAAATCGGAACCAACCCCAAGGGAATGGGGTGTGACCACTAGGGCATTGCCCAGTTCACGTAAGAGCACTTGTTTACCATAGGTATTGTGTTTCATACCCATAGATGGGGTATAATCATTCTGCTGAAATCCAGAAAACCCTGAAATCACCACTGATTAGCAGttgttaattgtgataacataCAACTGCAAGACTGGTTTTTCCTTAAAAGCACTAACTATTTCAATTGAGCAATGATATTGATCAAACAACATACTAAATAAATTACAATTTGGGCAAAAAACTCATTACACTAAAAAGGATATCAGAAGTTGATGCCCTATAAACAGAAAAAAACAAATTTCTTTCAGCATAAAATATGATTTGGAAGAAAAGTAACCAAAGACAAGCAAATgcaaaaatctttttcttttttcatttaaTTGTTCCCTTTTACATTTCAATCTTGACCATTAGAATCTATGACATTTTCTTGatttaaaatatcatttttCCCCTGAACTGATATGTATTTGCATGCTAAATTGAACCCTGAATTGAGATGGTGGCTGCTGCAATTATTACAAGGCCCTATCAAAACATAGCTTCCTTCCTGCTCCATATGACTGCATATATTTAGCTTCAAATCTTGCCAGGTGATGATAGAAAGACTATCCTAATCTCGTAATATGCAAATTCAACTAGCATCCCTTTATGTGCTTTTGCCAGAAACTAATTTGACAAAGTAGACTCAACCCAGGTGAAgttttcagttttataaatttCAATAGACACAGTAGACTCGATCCTAGTCCCGGATTTCCAGTCaggaatataaaaaaaaaaaaaaagcagaaaaaaaagtaaaactaagctGGGTTCTCCGATGAGAATCGACAAGAGATAAGCAGATGGTCCATGGACTATGACTAGCTGCTACCTAGTGGACACCTGCTGGTTAGCTGGAATCCCCTATCTTGAGTAATAAAACAAACCTACAAAGTTTATCATGCATCATTCTATTGTACATCTCAGATCCTTCCTTGTATAGTTCTGAATCTTCTGATAGTCTTAAGATGAAACTAAAATGTACTACAAACAAGAGTTAATATCAAGTACCAGTACTGAATACCAACTTATTAAACACCAACTAACTACATAAGAACAAGAATTTAGTATCACATTATGTACCCCTAATTCACTAGCCAAAATGGTACTGCATGCATATCGCACCAAAACAGGGAATGAGTAAATATATGTCGGTTCAAATGCAATAGAGCAAAAGAGAGAAGTGTACCAAGTGGTCCGGCAGCAATATAATGTGGCATACCCAGAAACTAAGGGTTTCCAAATGTTGATTCCCAGTCAGTATGGCACATACTAACCTATACAGGCACATACTTGGCTCTTCAATCCTTCCATAAGCGTATAATCATATGCAACTTCTCAATATATATGAATTAAGTACAATATCCAAAATAGATGTCATTGTGTCACCACAATGTGTGTAGTGCTTCTACTGCAATTGACATCATATGTAAGTCCCAGAAACACTAGGCTTGTACCTCCAATTAGGCCCCAGTCAAATTGAGCTATTCAAGAACAACACAAGCTCAGCTTGCTAACAACTTGTCTGTAATCCTGCAAGTACTACAAAACAAGCTAAGCCCAAACATTATACTAGTGTACTAGACTTGTTTGGTAGATGAGCTGAGCCTGATCAGAGTGCTCATACAATTAGGCTAGTGAACAAGGAGTGCAAAATATTATCAATATTTAAGTCAATTACCTCGAGTTGAAAACCCAAATACCTAATTCCCAGTCTCGCCTCTCAATATCTCATAGTCTCCATCTCATGTTCTTGTCACTATTGCAGGTTGTGCTCACTATCTTGCCTGACCACAAGGAGATCACCCCAAGTTCCCCTCACCTTGCCGCATCCCCTATCGACAATCTTCCACTCTCCTCACTTCCTATGCTTGCCACATCATCAGAGATTGTACTTCTCTCCTTGTATCAGTCGATACAGGATATCATGTCAAAGACCATCCACTAAAATAATTTCGGCCACAAGGTACCGCACCATGTCATCTTCCCAATCCACCACTTTCCAAAACTTTTCTCTATGCTTTATCTACCATCTAAGGCTTCTTGAAGCCcataaaaatttgattttgCTATAGCTTCCTTGCAATCTTTGCCCAAAACTCCACTTCCAAGAAGCAGAATAAAGGACATACATCATTAATTGATGCGATAATTTAACCACCATCCACCCTCTACATCATAACAGAAATACGCTTTTGGCAAAAAAATCCATTACTTTTAAATAGACTACAACGAGAAGcatatgaaataaaaataatgtaCTATTTATTATTTGTTTGCATGCTTCCaatatcaacactttgaaaGCCTGTAGGACACCCTATCTTCCATATGAACATTACCACGAAAATATATGTAATGCTTAACAAGTAATTTCCTACATACAGCGCAAGCCATCAGCATTAGATTTTTCAATCCTTCCACTGAGAATCTCCCCAACAAAGGGCCGAAACATAACTAATCTGAACACAacctatcaaaagaaaaatagttgaTTAGTTGCATAACTAGTGACAAAAAGAAAGCACATAAACCAATATATATGTACCTTATTTCAATCAGATGAAACAGCTATTATCATGAAGCAATTGTTATCATTTGTAATTGCGTATTATTTTTTCTAAGTCCAAATCAGCAGCAGTAACCAACTTATGATTTAAACATAAATTTTaaggtagcaaaaaaaaaaaggatgaaaagaaacaaaaggtTAGATAGCAAAGGTTAACAAAACTGgaataaaatagaaaaggaaagaaagaaggaaaataatATGTTCATTTTTGCCTCATTTGGGATACAGAATGAAGAAAATACATGGAAGAAgacaaagaagagaataaaagaaagtggaaaggaaaaatatttataagaaagtaaggaagaagagcaagaagaagaaaataacacTTGGTCCAAAAAAAGCTAAAAAgcgaaaaatgaaagaaagaacaaCAGAAAATAGGAAAATAATAACAGGAAAGGAATGGATAAG containing:
- the LOC103713381 gene encoding DNA-directed RNA polymerase III subunit RPC8, translating into MFYLSLIEHNLPVPPHLLNRPLRDAIKEELERLFLDKVISNLGLCISVYDIQSIEGGFIFPGDGSSTYKVVFRLVMFRPFVGEILSGRIEKSNADGLRLSLGFFNDIYVPVHLLQQPCKLGPGDIWIWQHECGELTLDLKEEVHFRVADIRYPSIPIEQKEDAEPFAPMEIIGDIYGDGLGLLSWWAE